In Pyrus communis chromosome 1, drPyrComm1.1, whole genome shotgun sequence, the following are encoded in one genomic region:
- the LOC137718125 gene encoding mitochondrial outer membrane protein porin 2-like, with amino-acid sequence MSTRGPALFSAIGKKATDLLNKDYNTDQKINITTYTETGLALNSGLANKGGLSSGVIAAQYKYKNVALDFKADTQSNVSTVLAVTDILPSTKTIASIKLPDYKSGKLEVQYLHEHASFTTTVGLNESPAVDFSATIGTPAIAFGAEASFLTGSRVFSKYNAGVSFTQHDSTASVILADKGDSLRASYVHQLSRLKGGAVVGEVNRKFSTNENMLTVGGSYVVDSETVVKARLNNHGNLGALLQHQLTPKSSLTLSAAFDTKALERNPNLGLALSLKP; translated from the exons ATGTCGACCAGAGGCCCTGCCCTCTTCTCCGCCATTGGCAAGAAAGCcacag ACTTGCTTAACAAGGACTACAACACTGACCAGAAGATAAACATTACCACCTACACTGAAACTGGACTT GCCCTCAACTCGGGTTTGGCTAATAAAGGAGGTCTGTCTTCTGGGGTTATAGCAGCACAATACAAATACAAGAATGTCGCGCTCGATTTCAAAGCTGATACACAATCAAAT GTCTCGACAGTGCTCGCTGTCACTGACATCTTGCCTTCTACCAAAACCATCGCTTCAATCAAACTCCCTGATTACAAATCTGGCAAG TTGGAAGTCCAgtatcttcatgaacatgcatCCTTCACAACCACTGTTGGTCTGAACGAGTCCCCTGCTGTGGACTTTTCGGCAACCATTGGTACCCCGGCCATTGCCTTTGGAGCAGAAGCTAGTTTCTTGACAGGTTCCAGAGTGTTTTCTAAGTACAATGCCGGTGTCAGCTTTACACAGCACGATTCAACAGCTTCTGTGATTCT GGCTGACAAAGGAGATTCACTACGGGCGTCATACGTGCATCAACTGAGCAGGCTGAAGGGGGGAGCTGTAGTTGGAGAGGTGAACAGAAAGTTCTCCACGAACGAGAACATGCTAACAGTCGGAGGTTCATACGTGGTTGACTCTGAGACGGTTGTGAAGGCGAGGCTCAACAACCACGGCAATCTTGGGGCTCTTTTACAGCACCAGCTCACACCCAAATCTTCACTTACACTCTCTGCAGCCTTCGACACCAAGGCATTAGAGAGGAATCCGAACTTGGGGTTGGCGCTCTCCCTCAAGCCCTAA
- the LOC137713623 gene encoding increased DNA methylation 1-like, with translation MKAVKRKPVLTVEPELCPSAVQYWANDNTKNGRGNSEVTEKARRHLSALGWKFWYATKKQKIELRYESPTGKVYYSLRMACQACVNYPGRGGVFSESIGSNSVECSATLDIVVDITPRSTSRKTFKKREIGEISQVDDDWSPKQERGKTVKKRKIGKISMVDDDWSPEQKRGKVHVDMKRLKKQNKASKQQATRILRSTKRAREIEITDPGTRNPRTVLSWLIDSNAVSPNAKVHYRPRKGTDSPLATGRITREGIKCDCCSKVFTLTAFETHAGSTNHRPSAHIILEDGRTLNDCQRQTMKSRKGSTNTVTRSNEEATTGNVHQDHHPPRDQNDDICTVCHFGGDLILCDRCPAAFHTSCLGMKDVSEGDWFCPSCCCVKCGKGNPKEDRNNGLVICGQCDKKYHYGCLRNEGVEELERDSKGNWFCSRKCEGIYLGINKIVGKRILVGPDNLTWTLLMPSPPSDSDMEDLTENYSKLNLALSVMHECFEPSQDPYTKRDIVEDIIFNRESDLSRLNFRRFYTLLLERDEEVITVACVRIYSEVVEVPLVATRFHYRRQGMCRVLMDELENQLANLGVERLILPSASSTLDTWTSTSFGFSKMTADERTQFLNYTFMDFQGTIMCHKVLKQTNSATQAIIPFEGSTKFDELPGAISTVTQEEDNQPENGALDQELGNIASGHKFFIDDVDCMLLDNNEPSFLAWYNEQNFRLIPESCKGVTVQNHRTDY, from the coding sequence ATGAAGGCTGTGAAGCGAAAGCCGGTACTTACCGTGGAACCAGAGTTATGCCCCTCGGCAGTTCAGTACTGGGCGAATGACAACACAAAGAACGGCCGTGGGAACTCTGAGGTTACCGAGAAGGCGAGAAGGCACCTCTCCGCCTTGGGATGGAAGTTCTGGTATGCAACcaagaagcagaagatcgagttGCGGTACGAGTCTCCCACTGGAAAAGTTTATTACTCGCTTCGCATGGCTTGCCAAGCCTGTGTAAATTATCCAGGACGAGGAGGAGTATTTTCCGAAAGCATTGGTTCGAATTCCGTGGAGTGCTCTGCTACTCTTGATATTGTAGTAGATATTACGCCACGGTCGACATCAAGGAAAACGTTTAAGAAGAGAGAGATTGGTGAAATCTCGCAGGTAGATGATGATTGGAGTCCGAAACAGGAGCGAGGGAAAACAGTTAAGAAGAGAAAGATTGGTAAAATATCGATGGTCGATGATGACTGGAGTCCGGAACAGAAGCGAGGTAAGGTTCATGTGGATATGAAGAGGCTAAAGAAACAGAACAAAGCTAGTAAACAGCAGGCCACACGCATTTTACGGTCTACCAAAAGAGCGAGAGAGATCGAGATCACGGATCCTGGCACTCGAAACCCTAGGACAGTTCTGTCTTGGTTGATCGACAGTAATGCTGTGTCCCCGAACGCTAAGGTACACTACCGCCCTAGAAAAGGCACTGACAGTCCATTGGCGACGGGTCGGATTACTCGCGAGGGAATCAAGTGTGACTGTTGTTCCAAGGTGTTTACCCTCACTGCGTTTGAAACACACGCTGGTAGCACAAACCATCGACCAAGCGCCCACATTATATTGGAAGATGGCAGGACTCTCAACGATTGTCAGAGGCAAACGATGAAGAGTCGGAAAGGAAGCACCAACACCGTCACGAGGTCAAATGAAGAAGCAACGACTGGCAATGTGCATCAAGATCATCATCCTCCTCGTGATCAGAACGATGATATATGCACTGTGTGTCACTTTGGAGGCGATCTGATTCTCTGTGATCGGTGTCCCGCTGCATTCCACACTAGTTGTCTTGGTATGAAGGATGTGTCGGAAGGTGATTGGTTCTGCCCATCGTGTTGCTGTGTGAAGTGTGGTAAAGGAAACCCTAAGGAGGATAGAAATAATGGTCTTGTGATATGTGGCCAATGTGATAAAAAATACCACTATGGGTGCCTGAGGAATGAAGGGGTTGAGGAATTGGAAAGGGATTCCAAAGGAAACTGGTTTTGCAGCAGAAAATGTGAGGGCATATATCTGGGGATCAACAAGATCGTGGGGAAAAGAATTCTAGTGGGTCCTGACAATCTGACCTGGACACTGTTGATGCCTTCTCCTCCATCTGATTCTGATATGGAGGACTTGACAGAAAACTACAGCAAGCTCAATTTGGCTCTGAGTGTGATGCACGAGTGTTTCGAGCCTTCTCAGGATCCTTACACAAAAAGAGACATTGTCGAGGACATTATTTTCAACAGAGAGTCGGACCTGAGCCGCTTGAACTTCAGAAGGTTTTACACACTGCTTTTGGAGAGAGATGAGGAAGTGATTACCGTCGCTTGTGTGAGGATCTACAGTGAGGTGGTGGAAGTGCCTCTGGTGGCAACTAGGTTCCATTATCGTAGACAAGGAATGTGTCGTGTTCTGATGGATGAGCTTGAAAACCAGCTCGCCAACTTGGGAGTTGAGAGACTGATTTTGCCTTCTGCATCTAGTACCCTGGATACATGGACTAGCACTTCATTTGGGTTTTCAAAGATGACAGCTGATGAGAGAACGCAGTTTCTGAATTATACTTTCATGGATTTCCAGGGCACCATCATGTGCCATAAAGTATTGAAACAGACCAACTCTGCGACGCAAGCAATCATACCATTTGAAGGAAGTACCAAATTTGATGAATTGCCTGGTGCCATCTCTACAGTAACTCAGGAGGAAGACAATCAGCCGGAGAATGGAGCTTTAGACCAAGAATTGGGGAATATTGCCTCCGGTCACAAGTTTTTTATTGACGATGTTGACTGCATGCTATTGGACAACAACGAACCTAGTTTCTTGGCATGGTACAACGAACAGAACTTTAGGTTGATTCCAGAATCTTGTAAGGGTGTAACTGTACAGAATCACCGAACAGATTATTGA
- the LOC137715873 gene encoding WD repeat-containing protein ATCSA-1-like, with the protein MWRQIGDREAGKLRPNSFLNRIKSTRIQTLQLSNHKDIISPHRGSVNTLQLDLTEGRYLLSGASDASAAVFDVQRGTDYGRGGAITRHKCLFAVDKQHEHGHKYAVSSAVWYPVDTGLFVTGSYDHHINVWDTNTTQVVMDFKMPGKVYRTAMSPLATSHMLIAAGTEDVQVRLCDIASGAFAHTLSGHRDGVMTVEWSTSSEWVLLTGGCDGAIRFWDIRRAGCFRVLDQSQSQLGRRPPILERSTTIKGSTVKPSSPSQSTSAKARAPQRKLSNGSGAKHSLIGKNPVKGSMKQRLHPGMLSSQDRATAHYGAVTGLKVTEDGMYLLSAGSDSRLRLWDVESGCNTLVNFETVRMQTSRPIQLATSQNSELVFVPCMAAVKAFDMWSGKTSLKFRGHYEHVNCCWFSSRDQELYTGGNDRQILVWSPPRLVSNEDEGPSKDEDNWSA; encoded by the exons ATGTGGCGGCAAATCGGGGACAGAGAAGCGGGAAAGCTCCGCCCAAATTCGTTCTTAAATCGAATCAAGTCCACACGGATCCAAACGCTCCAACTCTCCAATCACAAAGACATCATCTCCCCTCATCGCGGCTCCGTCAACACTCTCCAGCTCGATTTGACGGAGGGCCGGTACCTGTTATCCGGCGCCTCCGATGCTTCCGCCGCCGTCTTCGATGTCCAGCGCGGGACCGATTACGGACGCGGCGGAGCTATCACGAGGCACAAGTGCTTGTTTGCGGTGGATAAGCAGCACGAGCACGGGCATAAGTATGCGGTGTCCTCCGCCGTGTGGTATCCGGTCGACACCGGACTGTTTGTGACGGGTTCGTACGATCATCACATCAATGTTTGGGATACGAATACGACGCAGGTAGTGATGGACTTCAAGATGCCGGGGAAGGTGTACCGGACTGCAATGTCCCCTCTGGCAACTTCTCACATGCTAATTGCTGCCGGTACTGAAGATGTTCAAGTTCGCCTCTGTGATATTGCTTCTGGGGCTTTTGCTCACACCTTGTCTGGCCACCGCG ATGGTGTGATGACTGTGGAATGGTCTACTTCTAGCGAGTGGGTATTGCTTACAGGTGGATGTGATGGTGCAATACGTTTTTGGGACATTAGACGTGCCGGATGTTTTCGTGTTTTGGATCAATCTCAGTCTCAGCTTGGGAGGCGTCCACCCATCCTGGAACGCTCTACCACAATTAAG GGTTCAACAGTTAAGCCCTCGTCACCAAGTCAAAGCACATCTGCAAAAGCTCGGGCACCACAAAGGAAACTTTCTAATGGGAGTGGTGCAAAGCACTCACTCATTGGTAAAAATCCAGTAAAGGGATCTATGAAGCAAAGATTACATCCAGGGATGCTGTCTAGTCAGGATCGCGCCACTGCCCATTACGGTGCTGTTACTGGATTAAAAGTCACTGAGGATGGCATGTACCTCTTAAGTGCAG GTTCCGATTCAAGATTGAGGTTGTGGGATGTAGAATCTGGCTGCAATACTTTGGTGAACTTTGAAACCGTGCGTATGCAAACCAGCAGGCCCATACAGTTAGCTACAAGTCAGAATTCGGAGCTTGTTTTTGTCCCCTGCATGGCAGCTGTGAAG GCATTCGATATGTGGTCGGGTAAAACATCCCTGAAATTTCGTGGTCACTATGAGCATGTAAACTGTTGCTGGTTTAGTTCACGGGATCAG GAATTGTACACTGGTGGCAATGATAGACAAATTCTAGTTTGGTCGCCACCCAGATTGGTTTCCAATGAG GATGAAGGGCCCTCTAAGGACGAGGATAATTGGAGCGCCTAG
- the LOC137713925 gene encoding F-box/kelch-repeat protein At5g43190-like: MKDHSPPNHCGQTTAVSTSPSTPQKMDARIWSKLPEELLDLVLSFLPLKNFLILRSTCKRFKSLLFSSSFVFKHSSAFLLLSHPQCFRHFPLYDSDAATWRKLPLSLSAPLPCAAGAAAQASLLCASDGLLCFSLPNSFLVFNILTKSSRVIKFPDCPFGFELFSLISTPAGYNLFMLSSRSSSKSTLVYHSKARSWQKFDYTETILSDNCHQKGVHFKGCLYFVTPEPFSIVCFEFESGKWERPIPELPTELVFARLVSGGGGKKLYLIGGVGRNGIARSLQVWELEFGGGMKWVEVESLPDRMCKKLMSVCFHNYEHLYCFWHQGLICVCCYNWPEILYFKISRRTWHWIPKCPSLPDKSSCGFRWFSFVPNFHSSA; this comes from the coding sequence atgaaagaccacTCTCCGCCAAATCACTGCGGCCAAACTACCGCCGTCTCCACCTCTCCTTCCACCCCACAGAAGATGGACGCCAGGATATGGAGCAAGCTGCCGGAGGAGCTCCTCGATCTTGTCCTCTCTTTCCTCCCTCTCAAAAACTTCCTGATTCTCAGATCGACCTGCAAGCGCTTCAAGTCTCTGTTATTCTCTTCCTCCTTCGTCTTCAAGCACTCCTCCgccttcctcctcctctcccACCCTCAGTGCTTCCGCCACTTCCCTCTCTACGACTCCGACGCCGCCACCTGGCGCAagctacctctctctctctccgctcCGCTACCCTGCGCTGCAGGCGCAGCAGCACAAGCCTCCCTCCTCTGTGCTTCCGATGGGTTGCTCTGTTTCTCTCTCCCCAATTCGTTTCTCGTCTTCAATATTCTGACCAAGTCCTCGAGAGTGATCAAATTTCCAGATTGCCCTTTTGGATTCGAGCTTTTCTCTTTGATATCCACCCCTGCTGGGTACAATCTGTTCATGCTCTCTTCTCGGTCGTCGTCGAAAAGCACTTTAGTCTACCATTCAAAGGCGCGATCGTGGCAAAAGTTTGACTATACCGAGACGATTTTAAGCGACAATTGTCACCAGAAGGGAGTTCACTTCAAAGGGTGTTTGTATTTCGTGACGCCAGAACCGTTTTCGATTGTCTGCTTCGAATTCGAGAGCGGGAAGTGGGAAAGACCGATTCCGGAGCTTCCCACAGAGCTCGTGTTTGCTCGGCTTGTCAGCGGAGGAGGAGGGAAGAAGCTGTATCTGATTGGTGGGGTCGGCAGGAATGGGATTGCCAGGAGCTTGCAAGTGTGGGAATTGGAATTTGGCGGCGGGATGAAGTGGGTGGAGGTGGAAAGCTTGCCAGACAGGATGTGCAAGAAACTGATGTCGGTTTGCTTCCATAACTACGAGCATCTGTACTGCTTTTGGCATCAGGGTTTGATCTGCGTCTGCTGCTACAATTGGCCGGAGATTTTGTACTTCAAGATCTCGAGGAGGACGTGGCATTGGATCCCCAAATGCCCGTCTCTGCCGGATAAATCCAGCTGCGGATTCCGGTGGTTTTCATTTGTGCCGAACTTCCATTCATCTGCCTGA